The following are encoded in a window of Arthrobacter antioxidans genomic DNA:
- a CDS encoding peptidoglycan D,D-transpeptidase FtsI family protein: protein MNQAIRRAWVVAISMFALVLGSLTYVQFFQAQELKDNPWNSRQLYQDFGRQRGAILVDGRAVAESVPSNDQFNYQRVYNEPELYAHLSGYYSLSLGSSQLEKTESEILAGTSSSLFYDRVVTLFSGVDPQGASVELTIDPEIQQLASDLIPDGQRGSIVVMEPSTGNILAMVSKPSYDPNLLAGHDTAVIEQNAARLSEQPGLSIYLNPATEALVSPGSVFKLIDAAAALESGEYDAESQIPNPPALEFPGIEYTLPNFVSGGCASRTTADLEFALEQSCNTPFAQIALDLGEEAIQEQAAKFGFGEEMYIPTRVIASTFPSDLTDPELAQSAVGQFDTLVTPLQMAMVSAAIANDGQQMKPQLVKSVRAADLELIDSPQPESLRQSVSRDTADQLTDWMVNVVDNGTAVGAQVPGVRVAGKTGTAEFSTTGDNAWFTGFAPADDPQVALSIVMENVDIPTGQQLTSPSAKRLIEAVLNR from the coding sequence ATGAACCAGGCCATCCGCAGGGCATGGGTCGTGGCGATCAGCATGTTCGCCCTCGTCCTCGGTTCCCTCACCTACGTGCAGTTCTTCCAGGCGCAGGAGCTCAAGGACAACCCCTGGAACAGCCGCCAGCTGTACCAGGACTTCGGCCGGCAGCGCGGTGCGATCCTGGTGGACGGCCGTGCCGTCGCCGAGTCCGTGCCCTCGAACGACCAGTTCAACTACCAGCGCGTGTACAACGAACCGGAACTGTACGCACACCTGAGTGGGTACTACTCCCTCTCCCTGGGGTCGTCGCAGCTCGAGAAGACGGAGTCGGAGATCCTTGCGGGAACCAGCAGTTCGCTGTTCTACGACCGCGTGGTGACCCTCTTCTCCGGCGTCGATCCGCAGGGCGCCTCCGTGGAGCTCACGATCGACCCGGAGATCCAGCAGCTCGCCTCCGACCTCATCCCCGACGGCCAGCGCGGCTCGATCGTGGTGATGGAGCCCTCCACCGGCAACATCCTCGCGATGGTCTCGAAGCCCTCCTACGATCCCAACCTCCTGGCGGGGCATGACACGGCGGTCATCGAACAGAACGCGGCGAGGCTCTCCGAGCAGCCGGGACTCTCGATCTACCTGAATCCGGCAACCGAGGCCCTCGTCTCGCCCGGGTCCGTCTTCAAGCTCATCGACGCCGCCGCGGCCCTCGAGTCCGGGGAGTACGACGCCGAATCGCAGATCCCGAATCCTCCGGCCCTCGAGTTCCCGGGGATCGAGTACACCCTGCCGAACTTCGTCTCGGGCGGCTGCGCGAGCAGGACGACGGCGGACCTGGAGTTCGCGCTGGAACAGTCGTGCAACACGCCCTTCGCGCAGATCGCACTGGACCTCGGGGAGGAGGCCATCCAGGAGCAGGCCGCGAAATTCGGTTTCGGCGAGGAGATGTACATCCCCACCCGCGTGATCGCGAGTACCTTCCCGTCGGACCTGACGGATCCCGAGCTGGCGCAGTCCGCCGTCGGCCAGTTCGACACGCTGGTGACCCCCCTCCAGATGGCGATGGTGTCCGCGGCCATCGCGAACGACGGCCAGCAGATGAAACCGCAGCTCGTGAAGTCGGTCCGGGCCGCGGACCTGGAGCTCATCGACTCGCCCCAGCCGGAGTCGCTGCGCCAGTCGGTCAGCCGGGACACCGCGGACCAGCTCACCGACTGGATGGTCAACGTGGTGGACAACGGCACGGCGGTGGGGGCTCAGGTACCCGGTGTCCGGGTGGCCGGCAAGACGGGAACCGCGGAGTTCTCCACGACCGGTGACAACGCATGGTTCACGGGCTTCGCACCCGCGGACGACCCCCAGGTAGCCCTTTCG
- a CDS encoding FhaA domain-containing protein: MGILDNVERGLEKLVRGAFTTGARSQVQPLEIASALRKELDNRSLVLAQGRTLAPNVFTARLSDSDFELAQQWGSALAEELCDVVIAHVNSQHYSLQGPVRVSFEHDPELKAGVFEIDSSIEKQTAAQRPQGPSAPTAPRRQPTRYQPILEMDGQRYSINSGSIVLGRSSEADILVDDTGVSRRHLEIRAQGGRIYAVDLGSTNGSYVNGQRVIGQAELTDGSTITMGRSRMTFHLLPTQDGTGHR; encoded by the coding sequence ATGGGCATTCTCGACAACGTGGAGCGTGGACTCGAGAAACTGGTCCGCGGAGCCTTCACCACCGGGGCCCGCTCCCAGGTGCAGCCCCTCGAGATCGCCAGCGCCCTCCGCAAGGAACTGGACAACCGGTCCCTCGTCCTCGCGCAGGGCCGCACCCTCGCCCCCAACGTGTTCACCGCCCGGCTGTCCGATTCCGATTTCGAGCTCGCGCAGCAGTGGGGCTCCGCCCTCGCCGAAGAACTGTGCGACGTCGTCATCGCGCATGTGAACAGCCAGCATTACAGCCTCCAGGGACCCGTCCGCGTCTCCTTCGAGCACGATCCGGAGCTCAAGGCCGGCGTCTTCGAGATCGATTCCTCCATCGAGAAGCAGACCGCCGCCCAGCGCCCCCAGGGCCCGTCCGCGCCCACCGCCCCGCGCCGCCAGCCCACGCGCTACCAGCCGATCCTCGAGATGGACGGGCAGCGGTACTCGATCAATTCCGGCTCCATCGTCCTGGGCCGCTCCTCGGAAGCGGACATCCTCGTCGACGACACCGGGGTCTCCCGGCGCCACCTCGAGATCCGGGCGCAGGGCGGCCGGATCTACGCCGTCGACCTCGGCTCCACCAACGGCAGCTATGTCAACGGGCAACGGGTCATCGGGCAGGCCGAACTCACCGACGGGTCCACGATCACCATGGGACGCTCCCGCATGACGTTCCATCTCCTCCCCACACAGGACGGGACGGGCCACCGATGA
- a CDS encoding FHA domain-containing protein FhaB/FipA, whose protein sequence is MSEAGELTVTLFRFGFLILLWVLVLSTVGALRRDLAVGRRNRVGAPTAREIRKNPELVEEPPPARTSARRLVVTEGPLTGTSLDLAASPILLGRAQEATLVLEDDYASGRHARLFPQGSRWFIEDLGSTNGTYLAGAQLTRALPVEPNVPIRIGKTVIELRP, encoded by the coding sequence ATGAGCGAGGCCGGAGAGCTCACCGTCACCCTGTTCCGCTTCGGGTTCCTGATCCTGCTGTGGGTCCTCGTCCTCAGCACGGTCGGCGCCCTGCGCCGCGACCTCGCCGTAGGACGCCGCAACAGGGTGGGGGCACCCACGGCGCGCGAGATCCGCAAGAATCCCGAGCTCGTGGAGGAACCTCCCCCCGCACGCACCTCCGCACGCCGCCTGGTCGTCACCGAGGGTCCCCTCACCGGCACCAGCCTCGACCTCGCAGCGAGCCCCATCCTCCTCGGCCGAGCCCAGGAAGCCACCCTGGTGCTCGAGGACGACTACGCCTCGGGCCGTCACGCCCGCCTCTTCCCGCAGGGCAGCCGCTGGTTCATCGAGGACCTCGGCTCCACGAACGGCACCTACCTCGCAGGAGCCCAACTGACGCGCGCACTGCCCGTCGAACCGAATGTCCCCATCCGGATCGGTAAGACGGTCATCGAATTGAGGCCGTAG
- a CDS encoding FtsW/RodA/SpoVE family cell cycle protein, with protein sequence MSDVLTAPRSRRNVELLLLLLALTVAIAASYLAGVDREEAFSEFFWTQGLTLTLMSLFLHIVLRLRAKYADPLILPIVVALNGIGLAMIHRLDLSALQANPEIDPVASQQVMWTAVAMGAAAALLILLRDHRLLRRFTYISLIVSAVLLLLPLAPAPIGLEINGARIWISVGFGTFQPGEIAKITLAIFFAGYLSTNRDLILLAGKKLGPLQLPRFKDLAPMAAAWVVSIGVLIFQRDLGSSILFFGLFMVMIYVATSRVSWVLIGLAMIGVGVFVALELFSHVALRFDSWINAFAPEVYDRVPGGSHQVVQGLFGLANGGLAGTGFGAGRPDLVTYANSDMIIAALGEELGLIGVVAVVMLYVLLVSRGIRAALGTKDGFGKLLACGLSFTIALQCFVVIGGITRLIPLTGLTTPFMSAGGSSLLANWLIVALILLISESARRPVSTAPMKDSFPEALGVNGRPMKKRTAKVATR encoded by the coding sequence ATGAGTGATGTCTTGACCGCGCCCCGGTCGCGGCGCAACGTCGAGCTGCTCCTGCTCCTCCTCGCGCTGACCGTCGCCATAGCCGCCAGTTACCTGGCGGGCGTCGATCGCGAGGAGGCGTTCAGTGAGTTCTTCTGGACCCAGGGGCTGACCCTCACCCTCATGAGCCTCTTCCTGCATATCGTCCTGCGTCTCCGGGCGAAGTATGCCGATCCGCTCATTCTTCCGATCGTGGTGGCGCTGAACGGGATCGGCCTGGCCATGATCCACCGGCTGGACCTGTCGGCCCTGCAGGCCAACCCGGAGATCGACCCCGTCGCATCACAGCAGGTCATGTGGACGGCCGTCGCGATGGGCGCCGCCGCCGCTCTCCTGATCCTGCTGCGGGACCACCGGTTGCTGCGCCGTTTCACGTACATCTCGCTGATCGTCAGCGCCGTCCTTCTCCTGCTGCCGCTCGCCCCGGCCCCGATCGGCCTGGAGATCAACGGGGCGAGGATCTGGATCTCGGTGGGCTTCGGCACCTTCCAGCCGGGCGAGATCGCGAAGATCACCCTCGCCATATTCTTCGCCGGGTATCTTTCGACGAATCGTGACCTGATCCTGCTGGCGGGCAAGAAGCTCGGCCCGCTCCAGCTCCCCCGCTTCAAGGACCTCGCGCCCATGGCGGCCGCCTGGGTCGTGAGCATCGGTGTGCTGATCTTCCAGCGGGACCTCGGCTCGTCCATCCTCTTCTTCGGCCTGTTCATGGTCATGATCTACGTCGCGACGAGCCGTGTCAGCTGGGTACTGATCGGCCTGGCCATGATCGGCGTCGGCGTCTTCGTGGCCCTCGAACTGTTCAGCCACGTCGCGCTGCGGTTCGACTCGTGGATCAATGCCTTCGCCCCGGAGGTCTACGACCGCGTGCCGGGCGGCAGCCACCAGGTGGTGCAGGGCCTGTTCGGCCTGGCCAACGGCGGACTCGCCGGCACGGGCTTCGGCGCAGGGCGTCCCGACCTCGTCACGTACGCCAACAGCGACATGATCATCGCGGCACTGGGAGAGGAGCTGGGGCTCATCGGCGTCGTCGCCGTCGTGATGCTCTACGTGCTCCTGGTCTCCCGGGGAATCCGGGCGGCCCTCGGCACCAAGGACGGTTTCGGCAAGCTCCTCGCCTGCGGCCTCTCCTTCACCATCGCCCTACAGTGCTTCGTGGTCATCGGCGGCATCACGCGCCTGATCCCCCTCACGGGACTCACCACGCCGTTCATGTCGGCCGGCGGCTCCTCCCTGCTGGCGAACTGGCTCATCGTGGCCCTGATCCTGCTCATCTCCGAGTCCGCGCGCCGTCCGGTGTCGACGGCACCCATGAAGGACTCGTTCCCCGAAGCGCTCGGGGTCAACGGCAGACCCATGAAGAAAAGGACCGCGAAGGTGGCCACCCGATGA
- a CDS encoding PP2C family protein-serine/threonine phosphatase — MVRAKNDDSAYVGRYLAVVADGMGGHAGGNVASASTVLDLVHLDHGAHDGDAGTHLADEIQTANSLLSELVATNPQLAGMGTTVTAILLEGSTLQLAHIGDSRAYRLKDGVFEQITTDHTFVQRLIEEGRLRPEEAETHPHKNVLMRVLGDVDASPELDLAQFDAEPGERWLLCSDGLNAVLQDRAVEQVMRESKGIRECVDTLVELTLAGGSPDNITVAVVEVIEADDDDALPPVSIPPARQAAGERDTPTDPDAASHEIDRNGDLPGAAIRADIIRQDLLTRPHVLVGSAALATETGQIPIVTQRSTERRAAMMLTHKAEPEVSDDVEDEAPARKKRWFIPATLALMSLILIAVVGLGYTWTQTRYYVADSENRVAIYTGVPQRIGPISLSELYEVTDIPVSNLPEYQRSQLSNTLPAASLEEAERIVGDLRSELRAVSCDPAPSSTAPASPRPTAGSTAGAAAPSGTASPQPSGSPSATPTAGPTPSSSPSSSSGPAAESASPQPTSSSPAVSSPAVECEGAADE; from the coding sequence ATGGTGCGGGCGAAGAACGACGACTCCGCGTACGTGGGCCGTTACCTGGCCGTCGTCGCCGACGGCATGGGCGGACACGCGGGCGGCAACGTGGCCTCGGCCTCCACCGTGCTCGACCTCGTCCACCTCGATCACGGGGCGCACGACGGCGACGCCGGGACGCACCTGGCCGACGAGATCCAGACCGCGAACTCGCTCCTGTCCGAACTCGTCGCCACCAACCCGCAGCTCGCCGGCATGGGGACCACGGTCACGGCGATCCTGCTCGAGGGCAGCACCCTGCAGCTCGCCCACATCGGCGACTCCCGCGCCTACCGCCTCAAGGACGGCGTCTTCGAGCAGATCACCACGGATCACACGTTCGTCCAGCGCCTCATCGAGGAAGGGCGGCTCAGGCCCGAGGAAGCGGAGACCCACCCGCACAAGAACGTCCTCATGAGGGTCCTCGGCGACGTCGACGCGAGCCCGGAGCTGGACCTCGCGCAGTTCGACGCCGAACCCGGCGAACGCTGGCTGCTCTGCTCGGACGGCCTGAACGCGGTCCTGCAGGACCGCGCGGTGGAGCAGGTCATGCGCGAGTCGAAGGGCATCCGCGAGTGCGTCGACACCCTCGTCGAGCTGACCCTCGCGGGCGGCTCCCCGGACAACATCACCGTCGCCGTCGTCGAGGTCATCGAAGCGGACGACGACGACGCGTTGCCGCCGGTGTCCATCCCGCCCGCGCGGCAGGCGGCCGGGGAACGCGACACACCGACAGACCCCGATGCGGCCTCCCACGAGATCGACCGGAACGGCGACCTGCCCGGTGCGGCGATCCGCGCCGACATCATCCGCCAGGACCTGCTGACGAGACCCCACGTGCTCGTGGGGTCCGCGGCACTCGCGACCGAGACGGGCCAGATCCCGATCGTGACCCAGCGGTCCACGGAACGGCGCGCCGCGATGATGCTGACCCACAAGGCGGAGCCGGAGGTCAGCGACGACGTCGAGGACGAGGCCCCGGCGCGGAAGAAGCGCTGGTTCATCCCGGCGACCCTCGCCCTCATGAGCCTCATCCTGATCGCCGTCGTCGGCCTGGGCTACACCTGGACCCAGACGCGCTACTACGTGGCGGACTCCGAGAACCGCGTCGCGATCTACACGGGGGTCCCCCAGCGGATCGGGCCGATCAGCCTCAGCGAACTGTACGAGGTGACGGACATCCCCGTCTCCAACCTGCCCGAGTACCAGCGGTCCCAGCTGTCCAACACGCTGCCGGCCGCGAGCCTGGAGGAAGCCGAACGGATCGTCGGCGATCTGCGCAGTGAACTGCGAGCCGTCAGCTGCGACCCGGCACCCTCCTCGACGGCCCCGGCGTCGCCGCGCCCGACCGCCGGTTCCACAGCCGGCGCAGCGGCGCCCTCGGGTACGGCGTCACCGCAGCCCTCCGGGTCTCCATCGGCCACCCCGACCGCGGGGCCCACCCCGTCGTCGTCCCCGTCGTCCTCGTCCGGTCCCGCCGCGGAGTCCGCGTCGCCGCAGCCGACGTCGTCGTCCCCCGCCGTGTCATCCCCAGCCGTCGAATGTGAAGGTGCAGCAGATGAGTGA